The window TATCCCCCTTCATATTTAAGGAAAGCGGCGCGGCAATACCCGCGAACGGGCTATCACGTCATTTAAATTTATCATCCGTCCGCTAAGGGCGGACAGGTCGACGCCTTTCATCTGTATGATTCAAATTCAAACTGTTTAAGAATGGCAAAAAATGTTCCCTTTTTTTAAAAAAAAGGTTGGATGTTGGTGTCAAATTTTGTATAATATAAATTTAAACCCTGTATAAAAAAGTGCACATTAATGGCGACCTATAAAAGGCACCCGTTCAAAAAATCTTGCGGCATTCAACGCCGGGCATGCGGTTTCACGCTGTTCGAGGTCTTGGTGGCCATGGCCGTCCTGTCCATCGTGCTGGTGAGCGTCTATCGTATGCATTCCCAGACCTTAACGATGAACACCGCGGCCCGCTTTTATACCCAAGCGCCGTTGCTGGCACAAAAGAAAATGGCCGAAGTGACCACATCTTCGGCAGGCATTTTCTCATCTGATTCAGGCGATTTCGGTGAAAATTATCCCGGCTACAGCTGGCAGGTGACCACCACTGATGTGGCTTCTGAATTACTCGCAGAAGTCGCCAATGATTTAAAACGCATCGACATTAAGGT of the Desulfobacterales bacterium genome contains:
- a CDS encoding prepilin-type N-terminal cleavage/methylation domain-containing protein encodes the protein MATYKRHPFKKSCGIQRRACGFTLFEVLVAMAVLSIVLVSVYRMHSQTLTMNTAARFYTQAPLLAQKKMAEVTTSSAGIFSSDSGDFGENYPGYSWQVTTTDVASELLAEVANDLKRIDIKVSYANNQFSFDLTTYRFQRD